In one window of Desulforhabdus amnigena DNA:
- a CDS encoding ferritin-like domain-containing protein: MLFCFNAGEVFQLAIDMEGNGIGFYEKAQKLIEDAEVKELFSLLIQENREHKRYFEELKADLPGELVRPTVSDLDNELDAYLKAMADQHVFNDMDKLNAQLAEARTVADAVKLALQCEKDCVIFYLSMLDATCEGKARDLVNLLIKEKQEHVRRLSLQFQKCSEVGNECLLSWPA, translated from the coding sequence ATGTTGTTTTGTTTTAATGCAGGAGAAGTCTTTCAGTTGGCCATCGATATGGAAGGAAATGGGATCGGATTTTATGAGAAGGCTCAGAAACTCATAGAAGATGCCGAGGTGAAAGAGCTTTTTTCCCTGCTCATTCAAGAAAACAGGGAACACAAAAGGTATTTTGAAGAACTCAAGGCTGATCTGCCAGGGGAACTGGTCCGCCCTACGGTGAGTGATCTCGACAACGAACTCGATGCTTACCTCAAGGCCATGGCCGATCAGCATGTTTTTAACGACATGGATAAATTGAACGCTCAACTGGCCGAAGCCCGAACGGTTGCGGATGCCGTCAAGCTGGCCCTGCAATGCGAAAAGGATTGCGTAATTTTCTATCTCAGCATGCTGGATGCCACATGCGAAGGAAAGGCGCGCGACCTTGTCAATCTTCTCATCAAGGAAAAACAGGAGCACGTGAGGCGGCTCTCTCTTCAATTCCAGAAGTGTTCAGAAGTTGGCAACGAGTGTCTGTTGAGCTGGCCGGCATAG
- a CDS encoding NAD(P)/FAD-dependent oxidoreductase — protein sequence MQADVVVIGAGASGLMCAMEAGKRGRSVLVLEHTERTGSKIRISGGGLCNFTNRNVSRENYISTNPHFTTSALSRFTPGDFISLIEKHKIKYHEREGGQLFCNESAQEIIDMLQAECQKASVKFVMRCKISKVEKAERFFVATNRGVFETGSLVIATGGLAAPKVGATNFGYLTAKQFGLKVTPLKPALTPLLFSPKDQEIFGSLSGISMKAAVSYGAKEFMGSVLFTHKGLSGPAILQISSYWDERGDITLDLLPGIDTHTMLLEKRGSRMLLGTLLDQHLPARFAKKWCDLHFESKPLNQYSPRELHAVAAALHHWRIRPARTDGFSKAEVTLGGVDTNELSSKTMESKKVQGLYFLGEVVDVTGQLGGYNLHWAWASGYAAGQYV from the coding sequence ATGCAGGCAGATGTTGTCGTCATCGGAGCAGGCGCTTCAGGACTCATGTGCGCCATGGAGGCGGGAAAAAGGGGCCGGTCGGTTCTTGTTTTGGAACATACAGAAAGAACAGGCAGCAAAATTCGTATCTCTGGGGGAGGGCTCTGCAATTTCACCAATAGAAATGTTAGCCGTGAGAATTATATATCAACAAATCCCCATTTCACCACCTCGGCCCTCTCCCGGTTCACGCCGGGTGATTTCATCTCCTTGATAGAAAAACACAAGATCAAATATCACGAACGGGAAGGGGGGCAGCTCTTCTGCAACGAAAGCGCACAAGAGATCATCGACATGCTCCAGGCGGAGTGTCAAAAGGCATCGGTAAAGTTCGTCATGCGCTGCAAGATATCGAAAGTTGAGAAAGCCGAACGCTTTTTTGTTGCAACAAACCGTGGAGTTTTCGAAACCGGGTCCCTCGTCATTGCCACCGGGGGGCTGGCCGCACCGAAGGTAGGAGCGACAAACTTCGGGTATCTGACGGCAAAACAGTTCGGGCTGAAAGTCACTCCATTGAAGCCCGCCCTCACTCCACTCCTGTTTAGTCCAAAGGACCAGGAGATTTTCGGGAGTTTGAGCGGCATTTCCATGAAGGCGGCCGTGAGCTATGGGGCAAAAGAGTTCATGGGGAGCGTTCTCTTTACACACAAGGGACTCAGCGGCCCGGCCATTCTGCAGATTTCATCCTATTGGGATGAAAGGGGGGACATCACCCTTGATCTCCTCCCCGGCATCGACACGCACACGATGCTCCTGGAAAAGCGCGGCAGCAGAATGCTCCTCGGCACATTGCTGGATCAGCACCTGCCGGCACGTTTTGCAAAGAAATGGTGCGATCTTCACTTCGAGTCCAAACCGCTCAATCAGTACTCGCCAAGAGAACTCCATGCCGTCGCCGCTGCCTTGCATCATTGGCGAATAAGACCCGCTCGCACCGACGGTTTCAGCAAGGCAGAAGTCACCCTGGGCGGGGTCGATACAAACGAACTTTCCTCCAAGACAATGGAATCGAAGAAAGTGCAGGGGCTCTATTTTCTGGGAGAGGTCGTGGATGTGACGGGACAGCTTGGAGGATATAATCTCCACTGGGCCTGGGCCTCCGGATATGCGGCTGGTCAGTACGTCTGA